Below is a window of Streptomyces sp. WMMB303 DNA.
TGAGGACCGCCGTCTCGTGGTTGCGGACCCGGGTGGAGATCTTCGTGCGGGTGGTCAACGGGTTGACCCAGCGCAGTCCGTCGGCGCGGACCGTGCCGGTGTAGCGGCCGAAGAGCTGCACGACACGCGCCTCGCCGGGCGCCACCATGTTCAGCCCGGCCATACCGAAGACCGCGCCGATCGTCAGGACGATACCGAGCACGAGCAGCACACCGCCGACCGTGGCGCTGTCCCCGGCGGCCAGTCCGCTCCCGACGACGAGGCCGCCGACGCCGAGCAGGAAGCCGATCAGGCCCAGCAGAAGCGCGAGGCCGCCGGAGAGGCTGGCCGCGGCCGTCTCCTTCACCTCGGGTGCGGGCATCTCCGGTGCGTCGGCCGGCTGGTCACTGGTCATCGTGCTCCCCCGTTCGGTCGTGCGGGCGGGTGCGCACCATCCACAGCGGCACCCCTATCAAAGTGATAACACATTAACGCGCGGGGGCGGCCGCCGCCAGTCCGGGCCGACGGCCGAGCAGGCCCCGGGTGCCGGCGGAGGATCAGTCGCACACCTGCGAACGCAGGGCGTCGAGCCGGGCGGCGGCCGTCTCCAGCCACCGCAGATCGGCCTCCAGATGGAACAGCGCGTGGTCGCAGATCAGTTGGTCGGCGAGGTCGCCGCCGGTCTTGCGGCGGGTCAGTTCGCGCATCAGCCGCAGATGTTCGGCCCGCTGGGTGTCCAGCAGCGCGGCACCGTCCCGGCCCGTCAGCAGCGCGAGCACGAGCTTGGTGTAGAGCGTGCTGTGCAGATAGGGCTCCGGCTTCTCCGGCGTGGACAGCCACTCCTGCACATCGGTGACCCCGGCGTCGGTGATCGCGTACCGCTTGCGCTCGGGACCCTCACCGGGCTCCCTGCCCTCGACCTCCACGAGCCCATTCTTCAGCAGTCGCGACATGGTCGAGTAGACCTGTCCGTAGTGCAGGGGCCTGTCCTGCCCGAACCTCTCGTCGAAGGCCCGCTTGAGGTCGTATCCGTGGCGGGGTCCGGATTCCAGCAAGCCGAGCAGCGTGTGACCGATGGACATGGGCCAACTCTACACCACGTGTATACACATCGTGTATACACAGCGCTACCGCCGCCGCCCACCGGAACCTCCCCCGAATCTCCCCGGAACCCTCCCGGACCCTCCCCCGGACCCGCAGGACCGCGGGCCACGCGCACCCGAGCAACCCGGCACCCGCCCTTTGCGTCAGCGCATCGGGACCCCGAAGCCGGGGTCGGGACCGTGGGCGGACAGCGAGCGGGAAGCAGGCGATGGGACAGGCAGCGGACGACCGGATCGCGCAACCACCGCACGCGGGCCGGCACACGGACGCCGACCCGTCCGCCTCCGCGTCCGACACCCCGCCCGACACCGCCGGGCACCCCGGCCGCATCCTGCCGCCCCGCACCGTGCGCCTGCCCCGCCCCCGGGTGGGGCCGCCGAGCGGACTGCGGCCGTCCGACGAGGCCACGGAATCGGCCGGCGCCGACCCGCTCCCGGAAGCCGACCCGAGGCAGCCGTGGGGCGCGCTCCTGCTCCGCACCCTGCGCGGCCCGGCACTCGCCTTCCTCCGGCATCCCTACTGGGAACCCGCCGACCCCGCCCACGTCCTGCGGCGCTGGCCCGGACTGACCGCGATGTGCTGCGCGACGCTGTTCTTCTGGCTGTCGCTGACGCCCTCGCTGGTACCCCGACCCTGGCTGCTGCAGGGGGTGATCGGCGGGATCACGGCCGCCATCGGGTACGCCATCGGCGGGCTGCTGGAGTGGCTGCTGCGGCTCACACTGGGGCCGCTGTACCGCCGCCACCGCGGCCGGGTGCACCGCCTGCTGCCCGGACGACCGGGGCCGCACTGGCGAGCCAGGGCCTGGCTCGGCTACTACCTGCTCAGCACCGGACTCACCGTCGCGGCACTCTCCCTGAGCGCCGACGCGCAGCGGGAGCTGCGCCGGCTCCAGGAGATGCCCGAGACGCTGACCTGGCACTCCCTGATGATCGCCCTGCTGGCCATGGCGATCTGCGGCACGCTGGTGGCGCTCGGCCGGGCCGTGCGGCTGGGTACCCGTGTCCTGATCCGGCTGCTGGGCCGATTCGTGCCGCGCCCGCTGGCCATCGGCGTCGGACTGCTGGTCAGCGCCACCGTCGTGGTCTTCGGTACCCGCGACGTCGTCTTCGACCGCGGCATCATCGACGTCGCGGCACGGCTGGCCGAGAAGACCGACAGCAGCACGAAGGACGGCATCGTGCAGCCGGCCTCACCCCTGGTCTCCGGCAGCCCCGGTTCGCTGGTGCGCTGGGACGAGCTGGGCTACGAGGGGCGCAACTTCACCGGCTCCTCGCTCTCACCGCACCGGATCACGACCGTCACCGGCAAGCCCGCCGTGCAGCCGATCCGGGTCTACATCGGCCAGGAGTCGGCGCCGACCTTCGCCTCCCGCGCGAAGCTGGCGGTGCGGGAGCTGGAGCGCACCGGCGCCTTCGACCGGAACGTGCTGGCCATCGCCGGTACCACCGGCCGGGGCTGGGTCAACTCCACGGACGCCGAACCGCTGGAGTACATGCACGGCGGGAACACCGCGATCGTCGCCGTGCAGTACTCCTACCTGCCCAGCTGGGCGTCGTTCCTGGTGGACAAGGAGCAGGCGGGACAGGCCACCCGGGCCCTGGTCGAGGCCGTCCGTGCCCGCTGGCTGCGGATTCCGGCCCAGGAGCGCCCGAAGCTCGTCGTCTTCGGTGAGTCACTCGGCGCCTACGGCATCGAAGCCTCGTTCGACGGCCCCGACGACATGCTGTCCAAGGTGGACGGCGCGCTGCTGGCCGGAACCCCCAACTTCTCCCCCATCCGCCGGGAGCTGACCGCCCACCGCGACCGGGGCACCCCGATCTGGCGGCCCGAGTACCGGAAGGGGCGGCACTTCCGCTTCGCGCAGTGGCCGCGCAAGGACCTCGCACGGCCGGGCCCGGAGTCCCGGTGGCAGGGCCCGCGCGTCGTCTATCTGCAGAACGCCTCGGACGCGATCGTGTGGTGGTCGCCCGACCTGGCACTCGAACCGCCCCGGTGGCTGCGCGCCCCGCTGGGCCCGGACATCACCGACGAGGTCACCTGGTTCCCGCTGGTCACCTTCTGGCAGACGACGGTGGACATGGCGGTCTCCTACGGCGTCGGCGCCCCGCACGGCCACCGGTACGGCAACGGCTCGGTGGAGGGCTGGGCGGCGGTCGCACCCGCCGCGGGCTGGACGGAGCAGGACACCGCGCGGCTACGCCGGTTCATGGAGCAGCGGGAAGCCCCCTACTGAACCGGCACCCCGGCCGCGACGGTCCCAGGCCCCCGGGCCCGGCGCGTTTCCGGCCGCCGGAGACCACCCGCCGGACCCGCGCCGGGGCCCGTCATCACTCCTGGGCGCCGCCGTTCCCGGGCGGCGCCGACTGCTCCGGGCCGGGGGCGGTGGACCCGCTCCCGGCAGCACCCGCGGGTTGCGGGGCGGCCTCGCGCAGCCGGCTGAGGGTCTGCTCCTGCGCGTAGCCCTTGAGGTAGCCGACGACGGTGTTGGTGACGGCCACCAGCGGAACCGCCACGACCGCGCCGGGGATACCGGCGATCAGGCTGCCGCCGGTGACGCCGAGGACCACCGCCAGCGGGTGGACGCGCACCAGCCGGCCGAGGATGAAGGGCTGCAGGATGTGGCTCTCGATCTGCTGCACGGCCAGCACGACGGCCAGCGCCAGCAGCGCCGTGACGATGCCGTCGGTCACCAGCGCGACGACCACGGCGAGCGCGCCGGAGACCACCGCACCGATGATCGGGATGAAGGCGAAGAGGAAGATGAAGACGGCGAGCGGCACCGCCATCGGGACATTGAGCAGATACAGCCCGATCCCGATGAAGATCGCGTCGATCAGCGCGACTATGACCGTCCCGCGGACATAGCCGGTGAGCGTGGCCCAGGCGCGCGGACCGGCTCCCGCCACCCCCTCGCGGGCGGCCGCGGGGACGAACTTGAGCGTCCACTCCCAGATGCGGCGGCCGTCGTAGAGCAGGAAGAGCGTCACGAACATCGCCAGCAGGGCGCCCGAGAGGAACTCCAGGATGACGGTGACGCCCTCGATGCCGGCGGAGGTCAGCTCCTTGCTGTTGTCGCCGATCCAGTCGCTGAGGTTCTGCGCGATCTCGTTGATCTGGTCCTCGGAGACATGGAACGGGCCGTTCAGCGCCCAGTTCTTCAGCTCCTGGATACCGTCCTGCACCTTGTCGGTGAGGGTGTCCAGGTTCTCCATCACCTGCCACACCACGAACCAGCCGACCAGGCCCATGACGACGAAGCCGCCGATGAAGGTGATGGCGGTGGCCAGTCCGCGGCCCAGCCCGATCCGCCGCAGCCGGGCCACGGTGGGCTGCAGCAGCGCCGTGATGAGCAGACCCGCGGAGAAGGCGATGATCACCAGGCTTATCGTGCTGACGACCTTCATCAGCACCCAGATGACCCCGGCCAGCACCAGCAGCCGCCAGCCCGCCTCGGCGGCGACCCGCACACCCCACGGCACGGCGGCGGACGGCTCCGGCTTGGCCGCTATGGCGGGCGCGTACTGCGGGGGCGGCGGCACGTAGGCGCTGCCGTTCCCCGCGTCACCGGCCTCCGCCTCGGCCTGGGCCCGGCCCGCCTCGGTGTTGGAGAGCTCCGGGTCGATGCCGTCGGGCCGGTGCGCGGTC
It encodes the following:
- a CDS encoding PadR family transcriptional regulator is translated as MSIGHTLLGLLESGPRHGYDLKRAFDERFGQDRPLHYGQVYSTMSRLLKNGLVEVEGREPGEGPERKRYAITDAGVTDVQEWLSTPEKPEPYLHSTLYTKLVLALLTGRDGAALLDTQRAEHLRLMRELTRRKTGGDLADQLICDHALFHLEADLRWLETAAARLDALRSQVCD
- a CDS encoding alpha/beta-hydrolase family protein — its product is MGQAADDRIAQPPHAGRHTDADPSASASDTPPDTAGHPGRILPPRTVRLPRPRVGPPSGLRPSDEATESAGADPLPEADPRQPWGALLLRTLRGPALAFLRHPYWEPADPAHVLRRWPGLTAMCCATLFFWLSLTPSLVPRPWLLQGVIGGITAAIGYAIGGLLEWLLRLTLGPLYRRHRGRVHRLLPGRPGPHWRARAWLGYYLLSTGLTVAALSLSADAQRELRRLQEMPETLTWHSLMIALLAMAICGTLVALGRAVRLGTRVLIRLLGRFVPRPLAIGVGLLVSATVVVFGTRDVVFDRGIIDVAARLAEKTDSSTKDGIVQPASPLVSGSPGSLVRWDELGYEGRNFTGSSLSPHRITTVTGKPAVQPIRVYIGQESAPTFASRAKLAVRELERTGAFDRNVLAIAGTTGRGWVNSTDAEPLEYMHGGNTAIVAVQYSYLPSWASFLVDKEQAGQATRALVEAVRARWLRIPAQERPKLVVFGESLGAYGIEASFDGPDDMLSKVDGALLAGTPNFSPIRRELTAHRDRGTPIWRPEYRKGRHFRFAQWPRKDLARPGPESRWQGPRVVYLQNASDAIVWWSPDLALEPPRWLRAPLGPDITDEVTWFPLVTFWQTTVDMAVSYGVGAPHGHRYGNGSVEGWAAVAPAAGWTEQDTARLRRFMEQREAPY
- a CDS encoding AI-2E family transporter, producing MTSRMDRLRVAVGRWAAKAAERRAEAERGSGTAHRPDGIDPELSNTEAGRAQAEAEAGDAGNGSAYVPPPPQYAPAIAAKPEPSAAVPWGVRVAAEAGWRLLVLAGVIWVLMKVVSTISLVIIAFSAGLLITALLQPTVARLRRIGLGRGLATAITFIGGFVVMGLVGWFVVWQVMENLDTLTDKVQDGIQELKNWALNGPFHVSEDQINEIAQNLSDWIGDNSKELTSAGIEGVTVILEFLSGALLAMFVTLFLLYDGRRIWEWTLKFVPAAAREGVAGAGPRAWATLTGYVRGTVIVALIDAIFIGIGLYLLNVPMAVPLAVFIFLFAFIPIIGAVVSGALAVVVALVTDGIVTALLALAVVLAVQQIESHILQPFILGRLVRVHPLAVVLGVTGGSLIAGIPGAVVAVPLVAVTNTVVGYLKGYAQEQTLSRLREAAPQPAGAAGSGSTAPGPEQSAPPGNGGAQE